The window caataaccgatcctaacagaaCTTAAACGCGATTAAAGTTAGTCAACATATGAGATAAAGTCAGTTTATTCAAATACTAACTGATCAGTTCAAAATTGATTTAGTTCAGTTTATGAACAACTGACTGTTGTCTTATTAGTTGACTTATTGAAATTCAATATTTCTTCTAAATTGAGcatttaagataaatcaataagTCCTAAGATATTTCTAAAGTAAGAAAATTTAGTATCTGATAGTggcttggtgaagatatcagctgcttttTCTTCAGTTGAAATATACTCCAGTCTGATATCCGTCttgagagcatgatctctgatgaagtaatGTCTTACATCAATGTGCTTGGTTATGGAGTAAAGAACTGGGTTGTATGTAAACTCAATGGATCTTGTGTCGTCACAGAAGATCGGTGACTCTTTAGCTATTTCTTCATAgtttttcagttgttgctgaatccagaacAATTGAGTACAACAACTTCCAACAGCTAAATACGTTGCTTTAGTTGTGGAAGTAGTTGCTTTTTTCTGAACCATGAGATCaatctgtctcctagaaactgacatgatccacttgtaatTTTGTGATCAAGCTTACATCatgcatagtctgcatctgaataaccaacaaaattgaaagatgagtcattAGCATATCATAAGCCCACATTCTGTGCGCCTTTTAAGTATTTCAATATACGTTTTGCAGCTAGGAAATGTGATTgtttaggattagcttgaaatctagcacataaacaaacaacaaacataatatcaggacgactagaaGTTAGGTATGATAAAGAACCTATTAGACCTATGTATGGTAtcatctcaactgatattccccatTCGTCtttgtctagtttaactgatgagctcatgggagtggatgtagctgaacatgtttccatgccaaatttcttcagcaattccttcgtgtatttggtCTTACTGATAAAAATACCAGTTCATTTTCTTTCACTTGCAAGCCtaaaaagaatgtcagttcacccatcatgctcatctcgaatttttTCTGTATCAGCTTAGCAAATTTATCACATAAATTAGGGTTAGTTTACCCAAATATGCTATCATAAACATAAATTTGAATAACTAATGAATGATCTTTCTTGGTAAATTTAAAAAGATTTTTATCAACTGTTCCTActataaaatcatgatcaatcaAGAATTTTGATAGAGTCTCATACCAAGTTCGAGGAGCTTGTTTTAGACCGTATAAGGCTTTGCTcagatgattggaaactgttgttgtaggtaaaattcactagaggtagcttagaTTCCCAAGTCCCATGGAAAATCTATTATACAGGCTCGCAATAAATCCTCCATAATCTGAATCAGttgctcagactggccatctgtttGAGGGTGGAAGgctgtactgaatagcaacttcgtccccatggctgcatgcaaactcttccataAGGACGATGTAAATTTCGGGTCCCTATCGGACACAATAGACACTGGGATTCTGTGCAATCAGACTATCTCCATTATATAAAGGtctgcatactgcgtcatggagaaattcgtcttcactggcaagaagtgggctgacttagtgagtcgatccactataatcCAAATAGCATTGGATCCTCTGATTGACCTCGGCAAACCAacaacgaaatccatggtgatattctctcatttccgctcggggatagggagtggcttgaccattcctgctggcctctgattctCTGCCTTCACTTtttgacaagtgagacattcagacacaaatcggtGGATGTCccgcttcatacctggccaccaatacaaaatttgTAAATCTTTGTatatcttggtacctcctggatgaatggagtatggagatgcatgtgcctctgtcagaatatcctctttgatcgaatcaacactaggaacccacatccttcctctgtacctcacaataccatcggacactgtgtagagtacactgcccttggcttcctCCTCCAGTCTTCATTTTTGCAACTACTCATCTGAAGGTTGACCTACACGGATTCGGTCAAACAAAGAagattggactgtcagattagacagcttaggagcCCTTCCCTTAGGATAAACTTCTAAATCAAACCTCTGTATCTCTGACTGAAGAGATCTCTGTGCTGACATCTGTGCTACGACTGCAACTTTAcggctcaaggcatctgccacaacatttgctttccccggatggtagcaAATTTCACAATCGTTGTCTTTTACCAACTCCAACAACCGACTTTTTCTCATGTTTAGCTCTTTCTGCgggaagaaatatttgagaatcttgtgatcagtaaatatttggcatttctcgccatacaaatagCGTCTCGATATCTTAAACGAAAAGACAACTgcagctaactcaagatcatgagtcgggtagttcttctcatgcactttcaactgcctggaagcataagctataacccgaccatgctgcatcaacactacgcctaacccgagcttagaggCATTGGTATATAGCACAAAATTTCCTTTCCCtgctggcatggctaacactgacGCTGAAATcagagcttgcttcaacgtggcaaagctcttctgacattcatcactccatacGAATTTaccattcttcttggtcaaagAAGTTAGCGGCATtgctatcgaagaaaatccctgaatgaatttcCTGTAGTAGCCTACTAGAcctaggaaactacggatctctgaagaattctttggctcaacccattccttaactcCTGCTACctagctggatccacctcgatacagctgctagatattatatgacccaaaaatgctacattctccaaccaaaattcgcacttactgaattttggaaacaacttgcgactctgcaaaacCTGCAAAACTGTACTCAAATGCTGAacatgctcctcatggctcttcgagtatatgagaatgtcgtcgataaacactatgacgaactgatctaggtagggctggaatactcggttcatgaggtccatgaatatggctggagcattggtcagcccaaacggcatcactaaaaACTCGTAGTGTCCGTACCTAGATCTGAAGGCTGTACACTtgcatctttcaccttcagctggtgataacCCGAttgaagatctatcttagagaacactgtggcttcctgcaactgatcgaacaagtcttcgatccttggaagtgggtatttattcttaatccttaccttgttcagttctcagtaatcaatgcacaaccttATTCTctcgtctttctttttcacaaagagcactggtgtgccccatggtgagaaactagggcggaggAATTATTTGTCTAGAAGCtactgaatctgctgcttgagctctaacatctccgCTAGAGCTAACCTGTATGTcaccttagagattggcacggtgcctggcacaaggtcaattgaaaactccacctctctctctgatggaaggcctgtgacgtcagctagaaaaatttcaagaaaatctctGACCACTAGCACATCATGTATAAATGGAGTGGGCACATAAGTGCAGAAAATaatactggccaagaaagcctgacaccccttgtgAATAAGTATccgtgcctgcatgcaagatatcatgcgagggaaacttctccaaCTATCTGGCTCAAATAGAAACTGTTCCATGCCCAAAGGTCTTACCAACACTGACCTTTTCTGGAAATCGATATGAACTCTGTTCTTCGTCAGtcagtccattcccaaaatgatatcaaattctggcatcggcaacatGATCAGATCAATATATactaggtggccctgcagttcaagatcgatgtctctgaccacgctGGTAACTGAtaattcttcccctgatggTACTGTCACTGAATAGTTCACGTCGAGTCTAATATATTTGGAGTCTAGATGATTGGCGAACGTCTCTGAGATAAAAGAGTgggtggcccctgaatctatcaaggccttcgtggcgaatctttttataaaaatattccCTGAGAGACAATAGCACAATACAGAATTATATCCTATAAATTCTAACCTTAACCTCAAGCACAGTAGAAATCTTTACACCCTGTCACCAAAACATTAACTAATGCACAACAatcccaaaaccaaaatcaaaacatgcatttaaaaataatacggTGCTTAACTAAATGAGTTTACCAGTCAATAatgtcgtgtctgggttcgcctcctgagcatgcatggcgaatactctTCCTTGGGTCGTCTAcctccactgcgggcactcctttAGCATGTGATCGCTGGCTCCACATTTAAAGAACATGCGTGATCCATATAAACAATGTCCCGGGTGCTGGCGATGGCATTTTGGGCACACCGGGTACTCACCCGGCCTCTGGGGACCTTCTGCTGTAGAACAGACCTTTGCTCTTCGATGGTCCCTGATATGGCTTATTCCCTGGCTGCCCTTGGTAAGGCTTCTTAAATTGAGGTCgctgttgctgctgctgcagtgcctgatagggcctcatGCCCTGCCCGTCAACCTCGATATCTCTATGGTCTTGCTTTGTCGCCAAGGTTCTAGATACGACAACGACATACGTAGTCGGACCAGCAACCCttacatcacggcgcaagatcggccgcaaaccatccatgaaatgcctcagttTTCGCTAggcatcattagctatcaggggcacaaagtgacaccccctttTGAATTTCCTAACGAAGTCTGCCACGCTGTTATCTCCCTGTCGCAGCATCATGAACTCCCTAGTCAATCtggagcgtacttcctcagtgaagtacttggagtagaatacctcttTAAACCCATTCCACGTCAGTGTTGGCAAGTTCACTGACACCGATGCACTATCCCACCACAGTCTGGCGTCCCATGTCAGAAGGAatgtggcacacctgaccctatctGCATCTTGCAGCTCCGTGAAAGCAAAAATCACCTCGATGGACTCAATCCAtccttcagctatcatcgggccAGTAGTCCCCAAGAACTCCTTAGGATTAATCCTCATAAACCTTTTGTACACAGCCTCTGGCCTGGGCCTTGTCCTTGTATCCACTGTAGCTTTATTCCCCGCAAATTGtgcaaagaactgagtcattcctgcaagcatctgagcctacATATCTGGCGGTGGAGGAGGAGGTGCGTCTCTCCCCTCTTCTCGAGTCTCTCCGTCCTCATCCCTTGCTTCCTGATTAAtcatgcgtctaggaggcataatgttccaacaatttgcccaacacgtaaacccaatgtGCATGAACATAAAATCCAAAGCAAAATAAGCACATAATTTGGAATTAAAATatggacatgctgaaatcatgacttaatgcgtAATACATGGATTAGttcaaaaccttaaaacttacagacttgaggtgtggcttcgtgagcttctcgcgactggcagtaggtgtaaccctttacaagaacaccgctctgataccaactgtaatgtACCTTACTTTTAAACTACTTTAAAacttgcggaaaaataaaaaattcttaaatacaaaataaactttcaaatttacattaaaataacttGCTCGTCCAAAAACATTTGCAATAAAAACAACCAAAACCAAGTTTTCCCAAAAGTAATAAttgtttaaaaatcataaacaactTCATAAATTCAGAGTATTAAAAATattcatgcataaaatcttaaaacatgggcgatcctcgggtttagccCCCTGCGCAGTCCAAGACGGCTCACTGGTCCctacccctcgtctcctcaaagtcatcctcacctgcatcgatcaagtctagtgagtctaaagactcaacatgtataaactggatattacaagtactacataataaaataacaAGCATCTTTAAAAGAGAgtgtacatacttgaaacttgaacatagtgtacatacttgaaacttgaacataaTAGCATAAacgtacttgaaacttgaacgtggTAGCATAAACAttgacgtgccatcatcataaaatttttcataaacatgcttgc is drawn from Primulina eburnea isolate SZY01 chromosome 10, ASM2296580v1, whole genome shotgun sequence and contains these coding sequences:
- the LOC140802820 gene encoding uncharacterized protein, encoding MTQFFAQFAGNKATVDTRTRPRPEAVYKRFMRINPKEFLGTTGPMIAEGWIESIEVIFAFTELQDADRVRCATFLLTWDARLWWDSASVSVNLPTLTWNGFKEVFYSKYFTEEVRSRLTREFMMLRQGDNSVADFVRKFKRGVAGPTTYVVVVSRTLATKQDHRDIEVDGQGMRPYQALQQQQQRPQFKKPYQGQPGNKPYQGPSKSKGLFYSRRSPEAGQRSHAKGVPAVEGVKISTVLEVKKELNMRKSRLLELVKDNDCEICYHPGKANVVADALSRKVAVVAQMSAQRSLQSEIQRFDLEVYPKGRAPKLSNLTVQSSLFDRIRVGQPSDE